Sequence from the Terriglobales bacterium genome:
GGGCGTCGGCAGCGGCGAAGAGTGGCGGCTGGGTCTCTTGCATGTCCTTGTTGTAGGCCAGCGGCAGGCCCTTCATCGAGATCAACAAAGAGAGTGCGGCGCCGCTCACCTTGCCCACCTGCGCGCGCAGCAGCTCCATCGAATCGGGGTTCTTTTTCTGCGGCAGGGCGCTGGAGCCGGTGGAGTAGGCCTCGGGCAGGCGCACGAAGCCGTATTCGGCGGTGGCGAACAAGGTCATCTCCTCGGCCAGGCGGCTCAGGTGCAGGGCCACGAGCGAAAGCGTATTCACGAACTCGAGCGCGAAGTCGCGGTCCGAGGTAGCGTCCAGGCTGTTGGCGGAGACGCCTTCGCAGCCCAATTCGCGCGCCATGGCGGCGCGGTCCAGGGGAAGCGTGCTGCCGGCTACCGCGCCCGAGCCCAGGGGCAGGATGTTGGCGCGCTTGCGGCAGTCGGCCAGGCGCTCGGCGTCGCGGAAGAACATCTCCACGTAGGCCAGCAGCCAGTGCGCCAGCAGCACGGGCTCGGCGCGCTGCAGGTGGGTGTAGGCGGGCATGGCGGCCGTGCCCTGGGCCCGCGCCTTCTCGATGAGGGCGGAGATCAACTCGCCCAGCGCAGCGCGGATGGCGTCCACGCCGGCGCGCGTGAACAGGCGCAGGTCGGTCGCGATCTGCTCGTTGCGGCTGCGCCCGCTGTGCAGCTTGTAGCCGGTCTCGCCGATGCGCGCCACCAACTGCTCTTCCACGAAGTGGTGCACGTCCTCGGCGGTCGGGTCATCGAGCAGGGCAGGTTCGGCTTCGACCTCCTGCTCGATCTGGTTCAATCCCTGCAGGATGGACTGGGTCTCCTCCGGCGAGAGCACGCCCGCTTTGGCGAGCGCCGCCACATGGGCGCGGCTGGCGGCCAGTTCTTCTCCCAGGAGCCGCCGGTCGAAGGGAAACGATCGCTGCCAGCGCTCGAAGGCGGGGTCCAGGGGTTGGCGGAACCTCCCCGACCACATCTTCATCGCAGGATCTCCTGCTCGCGGCGCAGCCAGGCGCGGGAGCGCGAGGGCAGCCCCAGGATGCGGATGAATCCGGCGGCGTCCTTCTGGTCGTAGCTGTCGCCCATGGTGAAGGCGGCGAGGTCGGTGCGGTAGAGGGAGTAGGGCGACGAGCGCCCGGCCACATCCACGTTGCCCTTGTAGAGTTTGAGCGCGACCGTGCCGCTGATGGTGGCCTGGGTCTCGCGCACGAAGGCGTCCAGGGCCTCGCGCAGCGGCGTGAACCACATGCCGAAGTACACCAGCTCGGCGTAGCGCAGCGCGATCTGCTGCTTGAAGTGCAGCACCTCGCGGTCGAGGCACAGGGCCTCCAGCTCGCGGTGGGCGGCGATGAGCAGCGTGCCGCCGGGGGTCTCGTAGCAGCCGCGCGACTTGATACCCACGAAGCGGTTCTCCACCAGGTCGATGCGGCCCACGGCGTTGCGCCCGCCGATCTCGTTGAGCAGTTCAACCAGCTTGACCGGATCCAGGCTCTGGCCGTTCACCGAGACGGGCACGCCCTGCTCGAAGCCGATGGCGACCTCTTCCTCGCGGTCGGGCGCGTCCTTGGGCGAGACCGTCATCTGCCAGGTGGAGTCGAGCGGCGCGTTGGCGGGGTCTTCCAGCTCGCCGCCCTCGTGGCTCAGGTGCCAGAGGTTCTTGTCGCGGCTATGGATCTTCTGGCGGCTGACGGCGATGGGGATCTTGCGCTGCTCGGCGTAGTCGATGGCGTCCTCGCGCGACTGGATGCTCCACTCCCGCCAGGGCGCGATCACCTTCAGCTCCGGGGCCAGCGCCTGGTAGGCCATTTCGAAGCGCACCTGGTCGTTGCCCTTGCCGGTGCAGCCGTGGGCGACGGCGCCGGCGCCCTCGCGCAGCGCCACCTCCACCTGCCGCTTGGCGATGACCGGGCGCGCCAGCGAGGTCCCCAGCAGGTACTTGTGCTCGTAGACCGCGCCCGCGGACAGCGCCGGGAAGACGTAGCCGGTGAGGAAGTCCTCCTTCAGGTCTTCGACCACGACCTTGGAGGCGCCGGTCTGGCGCGCTTTCTTGGCGACCGCGTCCAGGTCCTCACCCTGGCCGACGTCGGCGACCATGGCGATGACCTCGCTGCCGTGGTTCTCCTTGAGCCAGGGAATGATGATGGAGGTGTCGAGCCCTCCGGAGTACGCCAACACCACTTTCTCAGGCATGTGTGCTCCCCTTGGAGTTGTCGTTGCCGAGCAGCAGCAACAGAATGGCTTTCTGGACGTGCAAGCGGTTCTCGGCCTGGTCGAAGACAACCGACTGCGGCGAGTCCATGACCTCGTCGGTGACCTCGGAGCCGCGGTGCGCCGGCAGGCAGTGGAGGAAGACGGCGTGAGGCGCGGCCAGCGCCATCAACTTGGCGTTGACCTGGAAGGGGGCGAAGATGGCGGCGCGCTCTTCCTGCTCCGCCTCCTGCCCCATGCTGGCCCACACGTCGGTGTAGACGGCGTCGGCGCCCTTCACCGCGGCCTTGGGATCGTGCGTGAGCTCGATGCGGGCGCCGGTCTGGGCGGCCACTTCGCGGGCGGCGCGCACGATGGCGGCGCCGGGCTCGTAGCCCTTGGGCGTGGCCACGGTCAGCGCGCTGCCCAGGCAGGCCGCCGCCAGCAGCAGCGAGTGGGCCACGTTGTTGCCGTCGCCCACGTAGGCCAGGCGCACGTTCTTCAAGTCGTGGAACTTTTCCTGCAGCGTGAGGTAGTCGGCCAGCGCCTGGCAAGGATGCTCGACCTCGCTCAACCCGTTGATGACGGGGATGGCGGCGTGCGCGGCCATGTCGACCACCGTCTGGTGCTCGAAGGTGCGGAGCACGATGACGTCCACCCAGCGTTCCAGGTTGCGGGCCACGTCGGCCAGCGACTCGCGCGCGCCGATGCGGGAGTGGGTCTGGTCCACGAACAGGGAGCGCCCGCCCAGCGCGCCCATGCCGGCCTCGAAGGTCAGGCGGGTGCGCAGCGAGGGCTTCTCGAACATCAGCACCATCTGCTTACCCTCGAGGGCGTGGCGGAAGCGTGCCGGCCGCGCCTTGACCAGCGCGGCCAGGTTCAGGATGCCGCCTACCTCGGCGGGGCTCAGGTCCCCGATGGAGAGCAGGTCCGGGTTGGAAAGGCTGGAGAGACGAACAGCAGCGCGTGCGGTGCTCAACTTGCTTTCCTCCTCTTCGATTCGGCCTTCGTCAGAACGGAATCCAGCGTGGCCACGGCCAGGTCCACGTGCTTCCTCTCGATGATGAAGGGCGGCAGGAAGCGCAGGGCGGTCTCGTGGGTGCGGTTGATGATGACGCCGCGCTCGAGCATCTCCGCCGCGACCGATTTGGCCAGGTCCGGCGAATCCAGCTCCATGCCCAGCATCAGGCCCATCCCACGGACCTCCCGCACCGAGGCGTGCTTCTTCTTGAGCCCCTCCAGCCGCTCGCGCAAGTAGGCGCCGACCTCGCGCACGTGCGGCAGCAGAT
This genomic interval carries:
- a CDS encoding argininosuccinate synthase gives rise to the protein MPEKVVLAYSGGLDTSIIIPWLKENHGSEVIAMVADVGQGEDLDAVAKKARQTGASKVVVEDLKEDFLTGYVFPALSAGAVYEHKYLLGTSLARPVIAKRQVEVALREGAGAVAHGCTGKGNDQVRFEMAYQALAPELKVIAPWREWSIQSREDAIDYAEQRKIPIAVSRQKIHSRDKNLWHLSHEGGELEDPANAPLDSTWQMTVSPKDAPDREEEVAIGFEQGVPVSVNGQSLDPVKLVELLNEIGGRNAVGRIDLVENRFVGIKSRGCYETPGGTLLIAAHRELEALCLDREVLHFKQQIALRYAELVYFGMWFTPLREALDAFVRETQATISGTVALKLYKGNVDVAGRSSPYSLYRTDLAAFTMGDSYDQKDAAGFIRILGLPSRSRAWLRREQEILR
- the argF gene encoding ornithine carbamoyltransferase, producing the protein MSTARAAVRLSSLSNPDLLSIGDLSPAEVGGILNLAALVKARPARFRHALEGKQMVLMFEKPSLRTRLTFEAGMGALGGRSLFVDQTHSRIGARESLADVARNLERWVDVIVLRTFEHQTVVDMAAHAAIPVINGLSEVEHPCQALADYLTLQEKFHDLKNVRLAYVGDGNNVAHSLLLAAACLGSALTVATPKGYEPGAAIVRAAREVAAQTGARIELTHDPKAAVKGADAVYTDVWASMGQEAEQEERAAIFAPFQVNAKLMALAAPHAVFLHCLPAHRGSEVTDEVMDSPQSVVFDQAENRLHVQKAILLLLLGNDNSKGSTHA
- the argH gene encoding argininosuccinate lyase translates to MKMWSGRFRQPLDPAFERWQRSFPFDRRLLGEELAASRAHVAALAKAGVLSPEETQSILQGLNQIEQEVEAEPALLDDPTAEDVHHFVEEQLVARIGETGYKLHSGRSRNEQIATDLRLFTRAGVDAIRAALGELISALIEKARAQGTAAMPAYTHLQRAEPVLLAHWLLAYVEMFFRDAERLADCRKRANILPLGSGAVAGSTLPLDRAAMARELGCEGVSANSLDATSDRDFALEFVNTLSLVALHLSRLAEEMTLFATAEYGFVRLPEAYSTGSSALPQKKNPDSMELLRAQVGKVSGAALSLLISMKGLPLAYNKDMQETQPPLFAAADALREALPIATGFMRQVEFDHERMQQAADSGFLNALSAADYLVRRGVPFRRAHAVIGEAVQLCLEKGCELNGLSLEALQQLHPEFGPDFAECLTLEAGLAAHDIPGGTAPARVAAALRVAEQRLAVLEEAFHARA